One region of Chryseobacterium sp. SORGH_AS_0447 genomic DNA includes:
- a CDS encoding anhydro-N-acetylmuramic acid kinase, with product MTFHAIGLMSGTSLDGLDICLARFEKQQAWHFEILKAETLPYSEEWENKLRNSICLSAEELLELHSEYGFYLGKSVKRFIEKHQLQNIDLIASHGHTVFHQPQKKFTLQIGDGRAIKLEIDIPVVYDFRSQDVLMGGNGAPLVPIGDALLFPQYDACLNLGGFSNISLKINNRRIAFDIAPVNIILNAFAQQLNKTFDENGDLARTGKINEVLLSQLNSLPFYQQSHPKSLGIEWCNESIFPLCKEIGVLDLLATFTEHASVQISKVLNENQLKKVLFTGGGTYNSFLTEKIRSKTDAEIIIPQKDIIDYKEALIFAFMGVLRINNEINVLASATGSSKDHCSGIIA from the coding sequence ATGACGTTCCATGCGATCGGGCTGATGTCCGGAACCAGCTTAGACGGCCTGGATATCTGCCTGGCAAGATTTGAAAAGCAGCAGGCATGGCACTTTGAAATCCTGAAGGCTGAAACTCTTCCCTATTCCGAGGAGTGGGAAAATAAACTCAGAAATTCCATCTGTCTTTCCGCGGAAGAATTGCTGGAACTGCATTCGGAATACGGTTTTTACCTGGGAAAATCCGTTAAACGTTTTATTGAAAAACATCAGCTTCAGAATATCGATCTGATAGCTTCCCACGGACATACGGTTTTTCATCAGCCACAGAAAAAATTCACCTTACAGATCGGTGACGGAAGAGCCATTAAACTGGAAATCGATATACCGGTAGTCTATGATTTCCGGAGCCAGGATGTCCTGATGGGCGGCAACGGCGCTCCGCTGGTACCGATCGGTGATGCGCTTTTATTTCCCCAGTATGATGCTTGCCTTAATCTGGGAGGCTTCTCAAATATTTCTTTAAAAATCAATAACCGGAGGATTGCTTTTGATATTGCGCCGGTTAATATTATTTTAAACGCATTTGCCCAGCAACTTAATAAAACTTTTGATGAAAATGGCGATCTGGCGAGAACCGGAAAAATCAACGAAGTACTGTTATCCCAATTGAATTCGTTGCCTTTTTATCAACAGTCCCATCCGAAATCCCTGGGAATCGAATGGTGCAACGAATCTATTTTTCCATTATGTAAAGAAATCGGAGTCCTGGATTTGCTGGCCACTTTTACAGAGCATGCTTCCGTACAGATTTCGAAAGTTCTGAATGAAAACCAATTGAAAAAAGTGCTTTTTACAGGAGGAGGAACTTACAATTCTTTTTTAACTGAGAAAATAAGATCCAAAACCGACGCTGAAATCATCATTCCTCAAAAGGATATCATCGATTACAAGGAAGCACTGATCTTTGCTTTTATGGGTGTTTTAAGGATAAACAATGAAATTAATGTCCTGGCTTCCGCGACGGGAAGTTCAAAGGATCACTGTTCCGGTATTATTGCATAA
- the murF gene encoding UDP-N-acetylmuramoyl-tripeptide--D-alanyl-D-alanine ligase: MNTEQFYPLFLQADKVTIDSRKIGKNDIFFAFSGDNFNAATLAGQAIDNGALAVIVEQKDFENKAKNIFYVASTLDFLQELAVYHRKQLQIPVIGLTGSNGKTTTKEIIHAVLSEKYNVQYTFGNLNNHIGVPLTLLSIKPEHEMAVIEMGANHQKEIELLCSIAQPNFGYITNFGKAHLEGFGGYEGVIKGKSELYDYLKNNGQTILVNENDPIQVEKTENYSPKITFGKEHSDYRFELFSEENFVGLRYEDKNAVSKLTGAYNFTNLCAAASLGLHFGIGFESIKNAIEKYTPTNMRSQIVKKDGRTLVLDTYNANPSSMAASLHNFITFEGSKTIIIGDMLELGEESEKEHETLLKLAEELGFDQIITVGKNFKSVNDSSLSFEDTSALSEYLKANRIPSENILLKGSRGIALEKSIDFIQP; encoded by the coding sequence ATGAATACAGAACAGTTTTACCCTTTGTTTTTACAGGCTGATAAAGTAACCATCGACAGCAGAAAAATCGGAAAGAATGATATTTTCTTCGCTTTTTCCGGGGATAATTTCAATGCGGCGACATTGGCCGGGCAGGCAATCGATAACGGAGCGCTGGCGGTTATTGTGGAGCAGAAGGATTTTGAAAATAAAGCCAAAAATATTTTCTATGTTGCTTCTACACTTGATTTTTTGCAGGAACTGGCCGTCTATCATAGAAAACAGCTGCAGATTCCTGTCATCGGGCTTACCGGAAGCAATGGTAAAACAACGACGAAAGAGATTATTCATGCCGTTCTTTCAGAAAAATACAATGTTCAGTATACCTTCGGAAATTTAAATAATCATATCGGCGTTCCGCTCACCCTTCTTTCCATTAAGCCGGAACATGAAATGGCCGTGATTGAGATGGGTGCCAACCATCAAAAGGAAATTGAGCTTTTATGTTCCATTGCGCAGCCTAATTTCGGCTATATTACCAATTTCGGAAAAGCACACCTGGAAGGCTTCGGCGGATATGAAGGGGTAATCAAAGGAAAGTCTGAACTGTATGATTACCTTAAAAATAACGGGCAGACCATTCTTGTTAATGAAAACGACCCGATTCAGGTGGAAAAGACAGAAAATTATTCACCGAAAATTACGTTTGGAAAAGAGCATTCCGATTACCGGTTTGAATTATTTTCAGAAGAGAACTTTGTCGGTTTAAGGTACGAAGATAAAAACGCGGTTTCAAAACTGACAGGTGCCTACAATTTTACCAATCTCTGTGCAGCGGCAAGCCTCGGGCTTCATTTTGGGATCGGTTTTGAAAGCATTAAAAATGCCATCGAAAAATACACGCCAACAAATATGCGTTCCCAGATTGTAAAAAAAGACGGTAGAACACTGGTGCTGGATACCTATAATGCCAATCCAAGCTCTATGGCCGCCTCCTTGCACAACTTCATTACTTTTGAAGGTTCCAAAACCATTATCATCGGCGATATGCTGGAGTTGGGAGAGGAGAGTGAGAAAGAGCATGAAACCCTGTTGAAACTGGCAGAAGAATTAGGCTTCGACCAGATCATCACGGTGGGTAAAAACTTTAAGAGCGTAAACGATTCTTCGCTGAGCTTTGAAGATACCTCAGCATTGAGCGAGTATCTAAAAGCCAACAGAATACCGTCGGAAAATATATTGTTAAAAGGTTCCAGAGGGATCGCTCTGGAAAAATCCATTGATTTTATTCAGCCTTAA
- the lptC gene encoding LPS export ABC transporter periplasmic protein LptC produces MFFRNILHKKNIAYLFSCAIFFIMTSCEEDLTKANSKQSKNFASQIINNAYIIQRDSGFVTMKAKAPIIEKYELIDSPYTVARKGIDIQFFDKKKPKIPGTIKAKYAKFYDYKKFYEAKGNVRITTNEGDKFAMQSIYWDQVKKNIYTRDTVYVTRKDGSTLIGAHGMRAKDDFSEYVFFQNSGDFAAPEISQNKK; encoded by the coding sequence ATGTTTTTTAGAAACATACTTCATAAAAAAAATATAGCATACCTTTTTAGTTGTGCTATATTTTTTATTATGACCTCCTGTGAGGAAGACCTCACGAAGGCTAATTCTAAGCAGAGTAAAAACTTCGCCTCACAGATTATCAACAATGCCTATATTATCCAGCGCGATTCGGGATTTGTTACCATGAAGGCAAAAGCTCCGATTATTGAAAAATACGAGCTGATCGACAGCCCTTACACGGTTGCGAGAAAAGGAATCGACATCCAGTTTTTCGATAAGAAAAAACCGAAAATTCCGGGAACCATCAAGGCCAAATACGCTAAGTTTTACGATTATAAAAAGTTCTACGAAGCCAAAGGCAATGTAAGGATTACAACCAATGAAGGCGATAAATTTGCGATGCAGAGCATTTACTGGGATCAGGTAAAGAAAAACATCTATACCCGCGATACGGTGTATGTAACGAGAAAAGACGGAAGTACACTGATCGGTGCCCACGGTATGCGGGCAAAGGATGACTTTTCAGAATATGTTTTCTTCCAAAACTCCGGAGACTTTGCCGCTCCTGAAATTTCTCAAAATAAAAAATAA
- a CDS encoding NUDIX hydrolase: protein MYKVFVNEKKLLLSKQSENLEKTLGYENVTSLEIALDLLENTSVKELNVFGENLEEMWTEFQKLFRIIEAAGGLVNNPQGDILFIKRLGKWDLPKGKMEKGESREESAVREIEEETGLANVELVRFINTTYHIYVERNGDKVLKCTHWFEMNFSGEDTSKPQIEEGITEVAWKNTAQIEDEVFPGTFKNIKLIVKEFWDLKAE from the coding sequence ATGTATAAAGTTTTTGTGAACGAAAAAAAATTACTGTTGTCTAAGCAATCTGAAAACTTAGAAAAAACGCTTGGATACGAAAACGTCACAAGCCTGGAGATCGCGCTTGATCTCCTTGAAAATACATCGGTAAAGGAATTAAATGTTTTTGGGGAAAACCTGGAAGAAATGTGGACAGAGTTTCAGAAACTCTTCAGGATCATCGAAGCGGCAGGTGGATTGGTGAACAATCCGCAAGGTGATATCCTCTTCATTAAAAGATTGGGGAAATGGGATCTTCCAAAGGGAAAAATGGAGAAAGGTGAATCACGCGAAGAGTCTGCCGTACGTGAAATTGAAGAGGAGACCGGCCTGGCGAATGTGGAACTGGTGCGCTTCATCAATACCACCTATCACATTTACGTAGAAAGAAACGGCGACAAAGTGCTGAAATGCACCCACTGGTTTGAAATGAACTTCAGCGGGGAAGATACTTCAAAACCTCAGATTGAAGAAGGCATCACCGAAGTCGCCTGGAAAAACACCGCCCAGATTGAAGACGAAGTTTTCCCTGGCACTTTTAAAAATATCAAACTGATCGTAAAGGAATTCTGGGATCTTAAGGCTGAATAA
- a CDS encoding SRPBCC family protein yields MNLEGRKIIVNKSSKELVEILKSPENYKDFMPDGLQKFETREDGFKFGLQGMPEIALKIDEVNDQKAVLKSASSSLDFSLTATLNPLNENQTEVQMLFEGKFNPFIKMMVEKPLQNFINTLTDKIEAYK; encoded by the coding sequence ATGAATTTAGAAGGACGAAAGATTATTGTCAATAAATCATCTAAAGAGTTGGTGGAAATCCTGAAATCGCCGGAAAATTACAAAGATTTTATGCCGGACGGTCTTCAGAAGTTTGAGACGAGAGAGGATGGATTTAAATTCGGACTGCAGGGAATGCCTGAGATCGCCCTAAAAATCGATGAAGTGAATGATCAGAAAGCGGTATTAAAATCGGCAAGCTCAAGCCTTGATTTTTCTTTAACGGCTACTTTGAATCCTTTGAATGAAAACCAGACCGAGGTACAGATGCTGTTTGAAGGAAAATTCAATCCGTTCATTAAAATGATGGTGGAGAAGCCGCTTCAGAATTTCATCAATACTCTGACGGATAAGATCGAAGCTTATAAATAA